In a genomic window of Myotis daubentonii chromosome X, mMyoDau2.1, whole genome shotgun sequence:
- the LOC132223651 gene encoding putative protein FAM47D — MAGRQWPLPEPHEGWLLKSDLRKKALIEAGVIKRWQSGPKLDKKPEPRKKWMPGPRPLEPLPLGVKCKPSFKDRDRLPSCYLSRQNKQLGKCPASMDSQRWVFVEEGLDDFRTGCPSAEDVITRGPREGFPPLIAHRIPRPPPKKIHRQPPKRADLCSTLLAAQPAQKAFVENAEASLTQHSLANCPNLEKDLPPDLLLKVLEVLDSDRVLEDTWAYYEGTKERKKTPTHLCEEHPEEGNLEPPQEVNLEPAEKAHLESTKESFQSDLSSLFPEEETKASCMMDIRKLPVYEKQREASVIEFCRLMNENFENIVIDEEDIMKKFEINLDVPLTDNTGKIKETSQHPLNIRPCKQLDEIKQRKFSLQEGNWETKLRKPEDPYKPKREKIRYGAWYQDPKCWKKLANDQPLLDPKLVRAKEHWSNGRHLEPDNFDELYGPIAFKDFIVSKGYKMPGVIEKMFMRKGWKYESVTTPIPRVMKLLSKPKEEDSEEEED; from the coding sequence ATGGCGGGCCGGCAGTGGCCCTTACCTGAGCCCCATGAGGGGTGGCTGTTAAAGTCGGACCTGAGGAAGAAGGCGCTCATAGAGGCAGGGGTGATCAAGCGGTGGCAGTCAGGGCCGAAGCTCGACAAGAAGCCAGAGCCCAGAAAGAAGTGGATGcctgggcccaggccactggAGCCCTTGCCCCTGGGCGTGAAATGTAAGCCCTCTTTCAAGGACAGGGACAGGTTGCCTTCCTGCTATCTCTCCAGGCAGAACAAGCAGCTTGGGAAGTGCCCCGCCTCCATGGACAGCCAGCGGTGGGTATTTGTGGAGGAGGGactggacgacttcagaacaGGCTGTCCATCTGCTGAAGATGTGATCACTCGTGGCCCTCGGGAGGGATTTCCCCCCTTGATTGCTCATAGAATTCCCCGCCCTCCGCCCAAAAAGATTCACAGGCAGCCGCCCAAGAGAGCGGACCTGTGTTCCACGCTCTtggcagcccagccagcacagAAGGCCTTTGTAGAGAACGCTGAAGCCAGCCTGACCCAGCATTCCCTGGCGAACTGCCCGAATCTGGAGAAAGATCTCCCTCCAGACCTCCTGCTCAAGGTCCTGGAAGTGCTAGATTCTGACAGGGTGCTGGAGGACACGTGGGCGTATTATGAGGGcaccaaggaaagaaagaagaccccCACACACCTGTGTGAAGAACATCCTGAGGAGGgcaacctggagcctccccaggaggTCAACCTAGAACCTGCAGAAAAAGCCCACCTGGAATCCACCAAGGAGAGTTTCCAGTCAGATTTAAGCAGTTTGTTTCCTGAGGAAGAGACAAAAGCATCATGCATGATGGATATCCGCAAACTTCCTGTTTACGAAAAACAAAGAGAAGCATCAGTAATTGAATTCTGCAGATTGATGAAtgagaattttgaaaacatagtCATTGATGAAGAGGACAtcatgaaaaagtttgaaattaaCCTTGACGTCCCACTGACCGATAATACAGGCAAAATAAAGGAAACAAGCCAGCATCCTTTGAATATCAGGCCCTGCAAACAGCTAGAtgaaataaagcagagaaaattCTCCCTGCAGGAAGGTAACTGGGAAACGAAACTCCGAAAACCAGAAGACCCTTATAAACCCAAACGGGAGAAGATAAGGTATGGAGCATGGTACCAGGACCCCAAATGCTGGAAAAAGCTGGCCAATGACCAGCCTTTGCTCGACCCTAAACTTGTCCGTGCCAAGGAACATTGGAGCAATGGAAGGCATCTCGAACCAGACAATTTTGATGAACTTTATGGACCAATTGCCTTCAAAGATTTCATTGTAAGCAAGGGCTACAAGATGCCAGGTGTGATTGAGAAGATGTTTATGAGAAAGGGGTGGAAATATGAGTCTGTGACGACTCCTATACCCCGAGTAATGAAACTCCTCTCCAAACCCAAAGAGGAGGAttcagaggaagaagaggatTAG